One window of the Staphylococcus equorum genome contains the following:
- the nth gene encoding endonuclease III, whose protein sequence is MVSNKKALEMVDVIAEMFPNAECELVHDNAFELTIAVLLSAQTTDISVNKLTKPLFEKYKTPEDYLSVDISELENDIRTIGLYRNKAKNIQKLSQSLLDKFDGKIPQTHAELESLAGVGRKTANVVMSVAFGEPSLAVDTHVERISKRLGICRWKDNVRQVEDKLCTVVPRERWNKTHHQLIFFGRYHCLARKPKCDVCPLFEDCREGQKRYKASLKEA, encoded by the coding sequence ATGGTAAGTAATAAAAAAGCACTTGAAATGGTTGATGTCATAGCTGAAATGTTTCCAAATGCTGAATGTGAACTTGTCCATGACAATGCATTTGAACTTACAATTGCTGTACTCTTATCTGCACAAACAACTGATATTTCTGTAAATAAACTTACGAAACCTTTATTTGAAAAATATAAAACACCAGAAGATTATTTAAGTGTGGATATTTCAGAACTAGAAAATGATATACGTACTATTGGTTTATATAGAAATAAAGCCAAAAATATTCAAAAATTAAGTCAATCGCTTTTAGATAAATTTGATGGTAAGATTCCTCAAACACACGCTGAGTTAGAAAGCTTAGCAGGTGTGGGTAGAAAAACGGCCAACGTTGTTATGAGCGTAGCTTTTGGAGAACCTTCATTAGCTGTAGATACACATGTAGAACGTATCTCAAAACGTTTAGGTATATGTCGATGGAAAGATAATGTACGTCAAGTAGAGGATAAATTGTGTACAGTAGTTCCTAGAGAAAGATGGAACAAAACACATCATCAACTCATATTTTTCGGTCGCTATCATTGCTTAGCACGTAAACCGAAATGCGATGTTTGCCCATTATTCGAAGATTGTAGAGAAGGTCAAAAGCGCTATAAGGCAAGTTTGAAAGAGGCATGA
- a CDS encoding YpoC family protein, producing the protein MITKEDFTKLELELDSYAKVKKLKSPEAKRLLDQYFNLIQLYFQQINGIEIIDFKYLDEYAVVPMNFEERYHYMIARKYHFMGYSQMKTLKSELIKMNASYQIRLKNKH; encoded by the coding sequence ATGATTACAAAAGAAGATTTTACAAAGTTAGAACTGGAATTGGATTCATACGCGAAAGTAAAAAAACTAAAATCACCAGAAGCAAAACGATTGTTAGATCAATACTTTAATCTGATTCAACTTTACTTTCAACAAATTAATGGTATTGAAATTATTGATTTTAAATACTTAGATGAATATGCTGTCGTTCCAATGAATTTCGAAGAAAGATATCATTATATGATAGCACGTAAATATCATTTTATGGGTTACAGCCAAATGAAAACATTAAAATCAGAACTTATTAAAATGAACGCATCTTATCAAATTCGTCTAAAAAACAAACATTAA
- a CDS encoding transglycosylase domain-containing protein, with protein sequence MTEKKRTSQSNKKGKSDQKKNRNIKRTIIKIVGFLIIAFIVLALIGILLFAYYAWKAPAFTESKLQDPIPAKIYDKDGELVKTIDNGQRREHVELDEVPKGMKDAVLATEDNRFYSHGALDYKRLFGAVAKNITGGFGSQGASTLTQQVVKRSFLTDKKSIARKAQEAYLSYRLEQEYSKDEIFEMYLNKIYYSDGVYGVKAAAKYYFDKELKDLTLTEEAYLAGLPQVPNTYNVYDNPEEAESRKNTVLYLMEYHDRISKEEKEKAQDTKIQDTLVQRTNEERQVSKDDSKKEYDSYINFVKSELMNNKEFKDEDLGSVLNSGIKIHTNMDKDVQETLQDRINNGSYYKNEDQQVGSSIVDSETGELVAISGGRDYKDVVDRNLATDAHPTGSSLKPFLSYGPAIENMSWATDHAMKDEEEYQVDGVTFRNYDMESHGTVKLYDALRQSFNIPALKAWQSTKENAGNDAPKEFAEKVGLEYEGDIGPSEVLGGSASEFSPTQLASAFASIANGGEYNNAHSIEKVEKQDGEVIEYDHTSKKAMKDSTAYMLAEVLKGTFEAYGSAYGHDISGVNIGAKTGTGTYGQQTYQQYNLPDDAAKDVWVNGFTPKYSMSVWMGFNEVKQGGTNSFVGSDEQEYPQFLLEDVMSTISPRDGEDFTKPDSVSGDSKDNLSVKGESDDNTTDNDPKGQGNNSDSDSDSDNDSDSDSDSNSSSNNNTGSTNTNNTSGANTTNANGTNTTNANRSGTATSNSTQ encoded by the coding sequence ATGACGGAGAAAAAAAGGACTTCCCAATCTAACAAGAAAGGCAAGTCCGATCAAAAAAAGAATAGGAATATTAAACGAACGATAATCAAGATAGTTGGCTTTCTTATCATTGCGTTCATTGTCTTAGCGTTAATAGGTATCTTGTTATTTGCTTATTATGCTTGGAAAGCTCCAGCGTTTACTGAGTCAAAATTACAAGATCCAATCCCAGCTAAGATTTATGATAAAGATGGAGAATTGGTGAAAACAATTGATAACGGACAACGACGTGAACATGTTGAATTAGATGAAGTGCCTAAAGGAATGAAGGATGCTGTATTAGCTACAGAAGATAATCGCTTCTACAGTCATGGTGCACTAGACTATAAACGTCTGTTCGGCGCTGTTGCCAAAAATATTACTGGTGGATTTGGTTCGCAAGGTGCATCGACTTTAACACAACAAGTTGTTAAACGATCATTCTTGACAGATAAAAAATCTATTGCACGTAAGGCACAAGAAGCGTACTTATCATACAGATTAGAACAAGAGTACAGTAAAGATGAAATATTCGAAATGTACTTGAACAAGATTTATTATTCTGATGGTGTTTATGGTGTGAAAGCGGCAGCTAAGTATTACTTTGATAAAGAATTGAAAGATTTGACTTTAACTGAAGAAGCATATCTTGCCGGTTTACCACAAGTACCAAATACGTATAATGTTTATGATAATCCTGAAGAAGCGGAATCACGTAAAAACACTGTGCTTTATCTCATGGAATATCATGATAGGATTTCCAAAGAAGAGAAAGAAAAAGCACAAGATACTAAAATACAAGATACACTTGTTCAACGAACTAATGAAGAGCGACAAGTAAGTAAAGATGATTCTAAAAAAGAATATGATTCATATATTAACTTTGTAAAATCAGAACTTATGAATAATAAAGAGTTTAAAGATGAAGATTTAGGATCTGTATTAAATAGTGGTATTAAGATCCATACAAATATGGACAAAGACGTTCAAGAAACATTGCAAGATCGTATTAATAATGGTAGCTACTATAAAAATGAGGATCAACAAGTTGGTTCATCTATTGTAGATAGTGAAACTGGCGAACTTGTTGCAATATCTGGTGGTAGAGATTATAAAGACGTCGTTGATAGAAACTTAGCAACAGACGCACACCCTACCGGATCGTCTTTAAAACCATTCTTATCTTATGGCCCAGCAATTGAAAACATGTCTTGGGCAACTGACCATGCTATGAAAGATGAAGAGGAATACCAAGTTGATGGTGTTACATTCAGAAACTATGACATGGAAAGTCACGGAACGGTTAAACTTTATGATGCATTACGTCAAAGTTTCAACATCCCTGCCTTAAAAGCTTGGCAATCAACGAAAGAAAATGCTGGAAATGATGCGCCGAAGGAATTCGCTGAAAAAGTAGGATTAGAATATGAAGGAGATATTGGACCTTCTGAAGTACTAGGTGGTTCTGCATCTGAGTTCTCACCTACACAATTAGCATCAGCATTTGCATCAATTGCAAATGGTGGCGAGTACAACAATGCGCATTCAATTGAAAAAGTTGAAAAACAAGATGGTGAAGTCATTGAATATGACCATACAAGCAAAAAAGCTATGAAAGATTCTACTGCTTATATGCTAGCTGAAGTGCTAAAAGGTACATTTGAAGCTTATGGTTCTGCATATGGACACGACATCTCTGGAGTAAACATAGGCGCTAAAACAGGTACAGGTACGTATGGACAACAAACTTACCAACAATATAATTTACCTGATGATGCTGCTAAAGATGTTTGGGTTAATGGTTTCACACCTAAATACAGTATGTCTGTATGGATGGGATTCAATGAAGTTAAACAAGGTGGAACTAACTCCTTTGTAGGAAGTGATGAACAAGAATATCCTCAATTCCTATTAGAAGATGTAATGTCTACTATTTCACCACGTGATGGTGAAGACTTTACGAAACCAGACTCTGTTAGCGGAGACAGTAAAGATAATTTATCAGTTAAAGGTGAGTCTGATGACAATACAACTGATAATGATCCTAAAGGTCAAGGCAATAACAGCGATTCAGACAGTGACTCAGATAATGATTCGGATAGTGATTCAGACAGTAATAGTTCAAGTAATAACAATACTGGTAGCACAAATACCAATAATACAAGTGGTGCAAACACTACCAATGCAAACGGTACAAATACTACAAATGCAAATAGAAGTGGCACAGCTACTTCAAATAGTACACAATAA
- the recU gene encoding Holliday junction resolvase RecU, which produces MNYPNGKPFNRNKSQVGRTHKGQTGKIDYGGRGMTLENDIELSNTYYLNHGMAVIHKKPTPVQIVNVHYPMRSKAVINEAYFRTPSTTDYNGIYNGHYLDFEAKETKNKTSFPLSNMHEHQVSHMASCFKQNGIVFLLIRFKTLDEVYLLPYSKFKYFWERHTNNIKKSVTVEEVRKNGYYIPYQYQPRLNYLKAVDKLILDESEDRV; this is translated from the coding sequence ATGAATTACCCTAATGGGAAACCATTTAATAGAAATAAGTCTCAAGTCGGACGAACTCATAAGGGTCAAACGGGTAAAATAGACTATGGTGGCAGAGGTATGACGCTTGAAAATGATATCGAACTGTCGAACACATACTATTTGAACCATGGAATGGCGGTTATACATAAAAAACCAACGCCTGTTCAAATCGTAAATGTTCATTATCCTATGAGAAGTAAGGCTGTAATTAATGAGGCTTATTTCCGAACGCCGTCTACAACTGATTATAATGGTATTTATAATGGACATTACCTTGACTTTGAAGCGAAAGAAACGAAAAATAAGACTTCTTTCCCATTGAGTAATATGCATGAACACCAAGTTTCACATATGGCGTCTTGTTTCAAACAAAATGGGATAGTATTTTTATTAATTCGATTTAAAACGCTTGATGAAGTATATCTCCTTCCCTATTCTAAGTTTAAATATTTTTGGGAAAGACATACGAATAACATTAAAAAGTCGGTAACGGTTGAAGAAGTAAGAAAAAATGGTTACTATATTCCTTATCAGTATCAACCACGATTGAATTACCTCAAAGCTGTTGATAAGTTGATATTAGATGAAAGTGAGGACCGCGTATGA
- a CDS encoding DUF1798 family protein: MQQLITQLLDDVQLMQDKYESVKASGEDYDFYSVVVPFTNNIDELLTSFIQYETQILRLQYMNKQKFDLLVSNIEELSVECHFKRSSRKLFTEKIKAVQYDLSYIQRSELYL, from the coding sequence ATGCAACAGTTAATTACGCAATTATTAGATGATGTACAGCTTATGCAAGATAAATATGAATCCGTAAAAGCATCTGGCGAAGATTATGATTTTTATTCTGTTGTCGTCCCATTCACGAACAATATTGATGAATTACTCACATCCTTTATTCAATATGAAACTCAAATACTTCGCTTGCAATATATGAACAAACAAAAATTTGATTTATTAGTTTCTAATATCGAAGAATTATCTGTGGAGTGCCATTTTAAACGCTCAAGCCGAAAGTTGTTCACAGAAAAAATTAAGGCTGTTCAATATGATTTAAGCTATATTCAAAGAAGTGAGTTGTATCTATGA
- a CDS encoding DUF1273 domain-containing protein, whose amino-acid sequence MIKTVYVTGYKSYELNIFKDDAPEVSYLKKFIAHKLNQLIEEGLEWVLIQGQMGIELWTAEVVLDLKATHPELKLGIITPFHGHSDRWNEQNQAKYQNITQKADFVDSVFHSPYEGPHQFKQTDQFMLDHTDQTLLIYDEEQEASPKFFKQMLVDFMEKTNYTCDIVTFDELTEFINDLQWSQEQSFE is encoded by the coding sequence ATGATAAAAACAGTTTATGTCACAGGTTATAAATCTTATGAACTTAATATTTTCAAAGATGATGCTCCAGAAGTTTCCTATTTAAAAAAATTTATAGCACATAAATTAAATCAATTGATTGAAGAAGGCTTAGAATGGGTATTAATACAAGGACAGATGGGTATAGAGTTATGGACAGCAGAAGTAGTACTTGATTTGAAGGCAACACATCCAGAACTTAAATTAGGTATTATTACGCCATTTCATGGTCACAGCGATAGATGGAACGAACAAAATCAAGCTAAATACCAAAATATCACGCAAAAGGCTGATTTTGTAGATAGTGTGTTTCATTCACCATACGAAGGACCTCATCAATTTAAACAGACAGATCAGTTCATGTTAGATCATACAGATCAAACATTATTAATATATGATGAGGAGCAAGAAGCAAGTCCAAAATTCTTCAAGCAAATGTTAGTTGATTTTATGGAAAAAACAAATTATACTTGTGACATTGTGACGTTCGATGAATTAACTGAGTTCATCAATGATTTACAGTGGTCTCAAGAACAAAGTTTCGAATGA
- the gpsB gene encoding cell division regulator GpsB has translation MADISLKLSAKDIYEKDFEKTMTRGYRREEVDAFLDDIIADYQKMSDLDSEVVKLSEENNKLKKELEELRLRVATSRPQENKNFSSNSNAATKSNNNNNNNNVDILKRISNLEKAVFGK, from the coding sequence ATGGCAGATATTTCATTGAAATTATCAGCAAAGGATATTTATGAAAAAGATTTTGAAAAAACTATGACACGTGGTTATAGAAGGGAAGAAGTCGATGCCTTCTTAGACGACATCATAGCGGATTATCAAAAAATGTCAGACTTAGATAGTGAAGTTGTTAAGCTTTCCGAAGAAAACAACAAACTAAAAAAAGAACTTGAAGAACTTAGATTACGTGTAGCGACGTCAAGACCACAAGAAAATAAGAATTTCTCTTCCAATAGTAATGCTGCAACTAAGAGTAATAACAACAATAACAATAATAATGTTGATATTCTAAAAAGAATTTCTAACTTAGAAAAAGCGGTATTTGGAAAATAA
- a CDS encoding THUMP domain-containing class I SAM-dependent RNA methyltransferase, translated as MYQLLAVCPMGLEAVVAKEVQELGYETTVENGRIFFEGDESAIVKCNLWLRTADRIKIVVGQFKATTFDELFEKTKALPWETIVEQDGNFPVQGRSVKSTLFSVPDCQAIVKKAIVERLRRAYQERGWLNETGAKYPVEVSILKDNALLTIDTSGSGLNKRGYRLAQGEAPIKETLAASLIRLANWTGDTPLIDPFCGSGTIAIEACLIAQNIAPGFNRDFVSEKWDMMPDNLYDEMRDEADQQANYDRKLEIYASDIDPEMIDIARRNAEEVGLADIIQFSVKDVNTLTIDTDEPIALIGNPPYGERIGDRDEVEVMYRYIGELMQQHPHLSTYILTSSTEFEHLVNQKATKRRKLFNGYIECTYYQYWGKRKPQN; from the coding sequence ATGTATCAATTATTAGCCGTATGTCCTATGGGATTAGAAGCAGTTGTGGCGAAAGAAGTTCAAGAATTAGGTTATGAAACAACTGTCGAAAATGGCAGAATATTTTTTGAAGGTGACGAATCTGCAATTGTTAAGTGTAATTTATGGTTACGTACAGCCGACAGAATTAAAATTGTAGTAGGTCAATTTAAAGCCACTACATTTGATGAGTTATTTGAAAAAACAAAGGCCTTACCATGGGAGACAATCGTTGAACAAGATGGTAATTTCCCAGTACAAGGCCGTAGTGTGAAATCAACGTTGTTTAGTGTGCCTGATTGCCAAGCAATTGTAAAAAAAGCAATTGTTGAACGTTTAAGACGTGCGTACCAAGAACGTGGTTGGTTAAATGAAACAGGTGCAAAATACCCAGTAGAAGTTTCAATATTAAAAGATAATGCACTCCTTACAATAGACACTTCTGGTTCAGGGTTGAATAAACGTGGTTACCGTTTAGCTCAAGGTGAAGCACCAATTAAAGAAACACTAGCAGCAAGCTTAATTCGTTTAGCGAATTGGACAGGTGACACACCGTTAATAGATCCATTCTGTGGTTCTGGCACAATAGCGATAGAAGCTTGCTTAATCGCGCAAAACATTGCTCCTGGATTTAATCGTGATTTTGTTTCTGAGAAATGGGACATGATGCCTGACAATTTATATGATGAAATGAGAGACGAAGCAGACCAACAAGCTAATTACGATAGAAAACTTGAAATTTATGCTTCGGATATCGATCCAGAAATGATAGATATTGCACGCAGAAACGCTGAAGAAGTGGGATTAGCTGATATTATTCAATTTAGCGTGAAAGATGTTAATACACTTACAATAGATACAGATGAGCCAATCGCACTTATAGGCAACCCGCCATATGGTGAACGTATTGGGGACCGTGATGAAGTAGAAGTTATGTATCGCTATATAGGTGAACTAATGCAACAACATCCTCATCTATCAACTTATATTTTGACAAGTAGTACAGAATTTGAACATTTAGTTAACCAGAAGGCAACTAAGCGTAGAAAGTTATTTAATGGATATATTGAATGTACGTATTATCAGTATTGGGGTAAGAGAAAACCTCAAAATTAA
- the rarD gene encoding EamA family transporter RarD, producing MNTEFKKGIVFAFGAYILWGVLPIYWDLIRELGAFEILAYRIVLSMIFMLFVVVFTKNTEPFKRDVHQLFTNPIQLIAIIAAGYVITINWGTFIWAVANGHVLQTSLGYYINPLVSIILALIFLKERFNKLEWIAIALAVIGVLYMTLKMGVFPGISLLLASSFGLYGLIKKLVPIDAISSITIECIATAPAGFIYLWYIWQQGSSSLGVNSSSFWLLFSGAITAIPLILFSAGARRIPLSLTGFIQYIAPTLMFVLGIFLFKEPFNIDQLVTFIFIWIGIIVYSISQYFKIKKDKNPLIR from the coding sequence TTGAACACTGAATTTAAAAAGGGAATCGTATTTGCTTTTGGTGCATATATTTTATGGGGTGTTCTACCCATATATTGGGATTTAATTAGAGAATTAGGCGCATTTGAAATTTTAGCATATAGAATTGTGCTTTCGATGATATTTATGCTATTTGTTGTAGTGTTCACTAAAAATACTGAACCCTTTAAACGAGATGTTCATCAACTCTTTACAAACCCAATTCAACTCATTGCTATTATTGCAGCAGGTTATGTAATTACAATTAACTGGGGCACATTCATATGGGCTGTAGCAAATGGTCACGTACTGCAAACTAGCTTAGGATATTATATTAATCCACTCGTAAGTATTATACTTGCACTCATATTCTTGAAAGAACGTTTTAATAAATTAGAGTGGATCGCAATTGCATTAGCAGTTATAGGTGTGCTCTATATGACATTAAAAATGGGTGTATTCCCAGGTATTTCGCTATTATTAGCAAGTTCGTTTGGTTTATACGGGTTAATTAAAAAACTAGTACCGATAGATGCCATTAGCAGTATCACTATAGAATGTATTGCTACTGCTCCAGCAGGCTTTATATATCTATGGTATATATGGCAACAAGGAAGTTCTTCTCTAGGAGTCAATAGTTCATCATTTTGGCTATTATTTTCAGGGGCGATTACAGCGATTCCGCTAATATTGTTTTCAGCAGGTGCCCGTAGAATCCCATTGTCATTAACCGGCTTCATTCAATACATCGCTCCAACATTGATGTTTGTATTAGGGATATTCTTATTTAAAGAACCATTTAATATTGACCAGTTAGTAACGTTCATATTTATATGGATTGGTATTATTGTCTATAGCATTTCTCAATACTTTAAAATTAAGAAAGATAAAAACCCTTTAATTCGTTAA
- a CDS encoding SDR family oxidoreductase, with translation MTRVLILGANGAVSKAAINSFLENTSYTLRLFLRDANRLPDFASDRIRVREGDATNFDDVNSAMDDVDIVLASLSGDLDKEAATIVKAMQTNDVKRLVFVTSLGIYNEVPGEFGEWIQQQIGDRLPVYKAAADIIESSGLDYTIFRPAWLTHTNEIDYEITQKNESFKGTEVSRKSVAAVVVKIAKDPSLYLKENIGINKPNTDYNKPKGS, from the coding sequence ATGACAAGAGTATTAATTCTAGGGGCAAATGGTGCAGTTTCTAAAGCAGCTATTAATTCTTTTTTAGAAAACACATCCTATACCTTAAGATTATTTTTAAGAGATGCGAATAGATTACCTGACTTTGCATCAGATAGAATTCGTGTGCGAGAAGGTGACGCTACTAACTTTGACGATGTTAATAGTGCAATGGACGATGTAGATATCGTCTTAGCTAGTTTATCAGGAGACCTTGATAAAGAAGCAGCAACTATTGTAAAAGCAATGCAAACAAATGATGTGAAACGTTTAGTCTTCGTAACATCTTTAGGTATATATAATGAGGTCCCAGGAGAGTTTGGGGAATGGATTCAACAACAAATAGGTGATAGATTACCTGTTTATAAAGCAGCAGCTGATATTATTGAAAGTTCAGGGCTAGATTATACTATTTTTAGACCAGCATGGTTAACACATACAAATGAAATTGATTATGAAATTACTCAAAAGAACGAATCATTCAAAGGTACAGAAGTATCTAGAAAAAGTGTAGCAGCTGTCGTTGTTAAAATCGCTAAAGATCCAAGTCTTTATTTAAAAGAAAACATAGGTATCAATAAGCCGAATACTGATTACAATAAACCTAAAGGGAGTTAA